The following proteins are co-located in the Doryrhamphus excisus isolate RoL2022-K1 chromosome 3, RoL_Dexc_1.0, whole genome shotgun sequence genome:
- the pkia gene encoding cAMP-dependent protein kinase inhibitor alpha, which produces MSDVEVTYADFIASGRTGRRNALYDILQSPTDPEGRELPLTLSLSQLHINAGGGDANDADDNQSSSSSAQREAQQRNS; this is translated from the exons ATGTCTGATGTTGAGGTCACCTACGCAGACTTCATCGCCTCTGGGCGGACCGGACGTCGGAACGCCCTGTATGACATACTGCAGAGTCCCACGGACCCCGAGGGCCGAGAGCTCCCCCTCACCCTGTCCCTGTCCCAGCTGCACATCAATGCGGGAGGGGGAG ACGCCAACGACGCAGACGACAACCAAAGTTCGTCCTCCTCGGCTCAAAGAGAGGCGCAGCAAAGGAACAGCTAA
- the lyn gene encoding tyrosine-protein kinase Lyn isoform X1, with protein sequence MGCIESALNRRLGEAAEEKTGQHTNNCLLPGQVFQKIEEQSKIGKTVVGLYPYEAVHPDDLGFKKGEKMTILEEHGEWWKAKLLTSDKQGFIPSNYVAQTDTMETEQWFFKDITRKDAERQLLAPANKPGAFLIRESETSKGSYSLSMRDLDVDETESVKHYKIRMLDNGGFYISPKISFTDINTMIKHYHNKADGLCRKLDRPCVKPKAQKPWDKDAWEISKESIKMVKKLGAGQFGEVWMAYYNNTTKVAVKTLKPGTMTVEAFMEEANVMKTLQHDRLVRLYAVVTKTQPIYIITEFMANGSLLDFLKSDAGCKLQLPKLIDFSAQISEGMAYIEKKNYIHRDLRAANVLVSENLLCKIADFGLARVISDDEYTAREGTKFPIKWTAPEAINYSSFTIKSDMWSFGVLLYEIITFGKMPYPGMTKAEVMSSVQHGYRMPCPQNCPSELYHIMMSCWKSKPDDRPTFDYMQSVLDDYYTSTEGQYQHQP encoded by the exons ATGGGCTGCATCGAGTCCGCGCTGAACCGAAGGCTGGGCGAGGCTGCTGAGGAGAAGACTGGCCAGCACACG AATAACTGCCTGCTGCCTGGTCAGGTGTTTCAGAAGATTGAGG AGCAAAGCAAGATTGGCAAAACAGTGGTGGGCCTTTACCCGTATGAAGCTGTGCACCCCGACGACCTCGGATTCAAGAAAGGAGAAAAGATGACAATCCTGGAGGA GCACGGCGAATGGTGGAAAGCAAAGCTGCTGACATCTGACAAACAGGGCTTCATCCCATCCAATTACGTTGCCCAAACAGACACCATGGAAACGGAGCA GTGGTTTTTCAAGGACATCACAAGAAAGGATGCTGAGAGGCAGCTGCTGGCGCCGGCAAACAAACCCGGGGCCTTTCTTATCAGGGAAAGTGAAACATCAAAAG GGAGCTACTCATTGTCCATGCGAGATTTGGACGTTGACGAGACAGAATCAGTCAAACACTATAAGATCAGGATGCTGGATAACGGCGGTTTCTACATCTCTCCAAAGATCTCCTTCACTGATATCAACACCATGATCAAACACTATCACA ACAAAGCAGACGGCCTATGTCGTAAACTGGACCGTCCGTGTGTGAAACCCAAAGCTCAGAAGCCGTGGGATAAAGATGCCTGGGAGATTTCCAAAGAGTCCATAAAGATGGTGAAGAAGCTCGGAGCAGGGCAGTTTGGAGAAGTCTGGATGG CTTACTACAACAACACAACCAAAGTAGCGGTAAAGACCCTGAAGCCAGGCACCATGACGGTGGAAGCCTTCATGGAGGAAGCAAACGTCATGAAGACGCTGCAACATGACAGGCTGGTGCGTCTCTATGCTGTTGTGACCAAGACGCAACCCATTTACATCATCACTGAATTCATGGCCAATG GGAGCCTACTAGACTTCCTGAAGAGCGACGCCGGGTGCAAATTACAACTGCCAAAGCTTATTGATTTCTCAGCACAG ATCTCAGAAGGCATGGCATACATAGAGAAGAAGAACTATATCCACAGAGACCTGAGAGCAGCAAATGTTCTCGTGTCGGAGAATCTGTTGTGTAAAATTGCAGATTTTGGCCTGGCAAGAGTGATAAGTGATGACGAGTACACCGCCAGGGAAG GAACCAAGTTCCCCATCAAGTGGACCGCTCCCGAGGCTATCAACTACAGCTCCTTCACTATCAAATCAGATATGTGGTCCTTTGGCGTTCTGCTCTACGAGATTATCACCTTTGGTAAAATGCCGTATCCAG gtatgACAAAAGCTGAGGTGATGTCATCGGTGCAACATGGCTACCGGATGCCCTGCCCCCAAAACTGCCCGTCTGAACTGTACCACATCATGATGTCATGCTGGAAGAGCAAGCCGGACGACAGGCCCACCTTCGACTACATGCAGAGTGTCCTTGACGACTATTATACTTCCACGGAGGGACAGTACCAGCATCAACCGTAG
- the lyn gene encoding tyrosine-protein kinase Lyn isoform X2, whose amino-acid sequence MTILEEHGEWWKAKLLTSDKQGFIPSNYVAQTDTMETEQWFFKDITRKDAERQLLAPANKPGAFLIRESETSKGSYSLSMRDLDVDETESVKHYKIRMLDNGGFYISPKISFTDINTMIKHYHNKADGLCRKLDRPCVKPKAQKPWDKDAWEISKESIKMVKKLGAGQFGEVWMAYYNNTTKVAVKTLKPGTMTVEAFMEEANVMKTLQHDRLVRLYAVVTKTQPIYIITEFMANGSLLDFLKSDAGCKLQLPKLIDFSAQISEGMAYIEKKNYIHRDLRAANVLVSENLLCKIADFGLARVISDDEYTAREGTKFPIKWTAPEAINYSSFTIKSDMWSFGVLLYEIITFGKMPYPGMTKAEVMSSVQHGYRMPCPQNCPSELYHIMMSCWKSKPDDRPTFDYMQSVLDDYYTSTEGQYQHQP is encoded by the exons ATGACAATCCTGGAGGA GCACGGCGAATGGTGGAAAGCAAAGCTGCTGACATCTGACAAACAGGGCTTCATCCCATCCAATTACGTTGCCCAAACAGACACCATGGAAACGGAGCA GTGGTTTTTCAAGGACATCACAAGAAAGGATGCTGAGAGGCAGCTGCTGGCGCCGGCAAACAAACCCGGGGCCTTTCTTATCAGGGAAAGTGAAACATCAAAAG GGAGCTACTCATTGTCCATGCGAGATTTGGACGTTGACGAGACAGAATCAGTCAAACACTATAAGATCAGGATGCTGGATAACGGCGGTTTCTACATCTCTCCAAAGATCTCCTTCACTGATATCAACACCATGATCAAACACTATCACA ACAAAGCAGACGGCCTATGTCGTAAACTGGACCGTCCGTGTGTGAAACCCAAAGCTCAGAAGCCGTGGGATAAAGATGCCTGGGAGATTTCCAAAGAGTCCATAAAGATGGTGAAGAAGCTCGGAGCAGGGCAGTTTGGAGAAGTCTGGATGG CTTACTACAACAACACAACCAAAGTAGCGGTAAAGACCCTGAAGCCAGGCACCATGACGGTGGAAGCCTTCATGGAGGAAGCAAACGTCATGAAGACGCTGCAACATGACAGGCTGGTGCGTCTCTATGCTGTTGTGACCAAGACGCAACCCATTTACATCATCACTGAATTCATGGCCAATG GGAGCCTACTAGACTTCCTGAAGAGCGACGCCGGGTGCAAATTACAACTGCCAAAGCTTATTGATTTCTCAGCACAG ATCTCAGAAGGCATGGCATACATAGAGAAGAAGAACTATATCCACAGAGACCTGAGAGCAGCAAATGTTCTCGTGTCGGAGAATCTGTTGTGTAAAATTGCAGATTTTGGCCTGGCAAGAGTGATAAGTGATGACGAGTACACCGCCAGGGAAG GAACCAAGTTCCCCATCAAGTGGACCGCTCCCGAGGCTATCAACTACAGCTCCTTCACTATCAAATCAGATATGTGGTCCTTTGGCGTTCTGCTCTACGAGATTATCACCTTTGGTAAAATGCCGTATCCAG gtatgACAAAAGCTGAGGTGATGTCATCGGTGCAACATGGCTACCGGATGCCCTGCCCCCAAAACTGCCCGTCTGAACTGTACCACATCATGATGTCATGCTGGAAGAGCAAGCCGGACGACAGGCCCACCTTCGACTACATGCAGAGTGTCCTTGACGACTATTATACTTCCACGGAGGGACAGTACCAGCATCAACCGTAG
- the urod gene encoding uroporphyrinogen decarboxylase, which produces MSKGELIVPKDFPQLQNDTFLKAARGEPIQHVPVWCMRQAGRYLPEFREFRAGKDFFETCRSPEACCELTLQPLRRFPFDAAIIFSDILVVPQAMGMDVQMVPGKGPTFPQPLKDPEDLQRLSTKVDVDKALGYVFQAITLTRHKMEGKVPLIGFTGAPWTLMSYMIEGGGSTTHAKAKRWLYKHPEASRMLLRMLTDVIVDYLLGQVAAGAQALQVFESHAGILGPVEFQEFSLPYLHDIARRVKEKLKEARQEVPMIVFAKDAHYALEALSQSHYEVVGLDWTIDPRTARERTGGKVSLQGNLDPCALYAPKERISDMVKKMLEGFGTRGYIANLGHGLYPDMDPEHVGAFVEAVHQHSKQMIKQI; this is translated from the exons ATGAGCAAGGGCGAATTAATTGT CCCGAAAGATTTCCCCCAACTCCAGAATGACACCTTCCTGAAAGCGGCGCGAGGTGAACCGATCCAGCACGTCCCCGTGTGGTGTATGCGGCAGGCTGGAAGATACCTACCCG AGTTTCGTGAGTTCAGGGCAGGGAAGGACTTTTTTGAAACGTGCCGCTCGCCGGAAGCGTGTTGCGAACTCACATTGCAG CCTCTGAGGCGTTTTCCATTTGACGCCGCCATCATCTTCTCAGACATCCTGGTGGTGCCGCAG GCCATGGGCATGGACGTCCAGATGGTGCCGGGCAAGGGTCCTACATTCCCACAGCCCCTGAAGGACCCTGAAGACCTCCAGCGTCTGAGTACAAAAGTGGACGTGGACAAGGCGCTGGGCTACGTTTTCCAAGCCATCACGCTCACCAGACACAAGATGGAAGGCAAAGTCCCGCTCATAGGCTTCACCGGAGCGCCG TGGACGCTCATGTCCTACATGATCGAGGGCGGAGGCTCCACCACCCACGCCAAAGCTAAGCGGTGGCTGTACAAACACCCCGAGGCCAGCCGTATGCTGCTGAGGATGCTGACCGACGTCATCGTGGACTATCTGCTGGGACAGGTGGCAGCCGGAGCCCAG GCCCTGCAGGTATTCGAGTCCCACGCTGGCATCCTGGGGCCGGTGGAGTTCCAGGAGTTCTCTCTGCCGTACCTTCATGACATCGCTCGCCGTGTTAAAGAGAAACTCAAAGAGGCGCGGCAGGAAGTGCCCATG ATCGTGTTTGCAAAGGATGCTCATTACGCTCTGGAAGCTTTGTCTCAGTCTCATTACGAAGTGGTCGGGCTCGACTGGACCATTGATCCCCGCACAGCACG TGAGAGGACAGGAGGGAAGGTCAGCCTTCAGGGAAACCTGGACCCATGTGCGCTCTACGCTCCCAAG GAACGTATCTCAGACATGGTGAAGAAGATGTTGGAGGGTTTTGGCACCAGAGGCTACATCGCTAACCTGGGCCACGGTCTGTACCCGGACATGGACCCAGAACATGTGGGCGCCTTCGTGGAGGCCGTGCACCAACACTCGAAACAGATGATCAAGCAGATATAG